In Streptomyces sp. NBC_01707, a genomic segment contains:
- a CDS encoding carboxymuconolactone decarboxylase family protein, producing the protein MTKTTDAPVLETLAAMTVDSIERCGLDDKALILTRLAALAAMDAPAISYVAHVDPAVKADLTVKQVQDVLVAIAPVVGTARVMSAATRITEALGIAIAVAESEAEAMAEAGAHNRIRS; encoded by the coding sequence ATGACCAAGACCACAGACGCCCCCGTTCTCGAGACGCTCGCCGCCATGACAGTGGACTCGATCGAGCGTTGTGGGCTGGACGACAAGGCACTCATTCTCACGCGCTTGGCAGCGCTCGCGGCCATGGACGCGCCTGCTATCTCCTACGTCGCGCATGTCGACCCGGCCGTGAAGGCGGACTTGACGGTCAAGCAAGTTCAGGACGTTCTCGTTGCCATCGCCCCGGTTGTGGGTACGGCACGCGTCATGTCGGCCGCAACTCGCATCACCGAGGCACTCGGCATTGCCATCGCGGTAGCCGAGTCCGAAGCCGAAGCGATGGCCGAGGCCGGAGCTCATAACCGGATCCGGTCCTGA
- a CDS encoding GNAT family N-acetyltransferase, with the protein MTELGPVTWPPAPIRTERLVLRQSEARDRAAFIELFASPEVGTYLGGPRPRDELERAVPEVPGRRPGVFVIDLDGALIGTVSLDRRDAERPGHVRPDAREAELGYMLLPKAWGRGYATEACAAALDWFADVRPDEPVVLCTQTANTCSMRLAAKLGFTEVERFEEYGAEQWFGVRSPVTPSG; encoded by the coding sequence ATGACTGAACTCGGACCTGTCACCTGGCCACCTGCCCCGATAAGGACCGAACGGCTCGTGCTCCGCCAGTCCGAGGCCCGGGATCGTGCGGCGTTCATCGAGCTGTTCGCATCGCCAGAGGTGGGCACCTACCTCGGTGGCCCTCGACCGCGCGATGAGCTCGAACGTGCGGTGCCTGAAGTACCTGGGCGCCGCCCTGGCGTTTTCGTGATCGATCTCGACGGAGCGCTGATCGGCACGGTCTCGCTCGACAGACGTGATGCGGAGCGTCCGGGTCACGTTCGACCGGATGCCAGGGAGGCCGAGCTCGGCTACATGCTCCTGCCAAAGGCGTGGGGACGCGGGTACGCCACCGAGGCGTGCGCAGCGGCACTCGACTGGTTCGCCGACGTACGCCCCGACGAACCGGTGGTGCTCTGCACCCAGACCGCCAACACCTGCTCGATGCGCTTGGCGGCGAAACTGGGGTTCACCGAGGTGGAGCGGTTCGAGGAGTACGGCGCCGAGCAGTGGTTCGGCGTGCGTTCCCCGGTCACACCGTCCGGTTGA
- a CDS encoding carboxymuconolactone decarboxylase family protein has product MEARLNLFASPVAAKFGKHIVAAGKALADSTLPAATQELVKLRASQINGCGFCTDMHTKDAAHAGETSTRLNLVAAWREATVFTDAERAALELTEQGTRIADAAGGVTDEAWANAAKYYDEEQLAALVCTIALINAFNRGNVIVQQPAGGYQPGQFA; this is encoded by the coding sequence ATGGAAGCTCGGTTGAACCTTTTCGCCAGCCCGGTCGCAGCCAAGTTCGGGAAGCACATCGTCGCTGCGGGCAAGGCGCTGGCGGACTCGACGCTGCCGGCCGCGACACAGGAACTGGTGAAGCTCCGCGCGAGCCAGATCAATGGCTGCGGCTTCTGCACCGACATGCACACCAAGGACGCCGCGCACGCAGGGGAGACCTCGACACGCCTCAACCTGGTCGCGGCCTGGCGCGAGGCCACGGTGTTCACCGACGCCGAGCGCGCCGCCCTGGAACTCACGGAGCAGGGCACCCGCATCGCCGACGCGGCGGGCGGCGTCACGGACGAGGCCTGGGCGAATGCCGCCAAGTACTACGACGAGGAACAGCTCGCCGCCCTGGTGTGCACCATCGCCCTCATCAACGCCTTCAACCGCGGCAACGTCATCGTTCAGCAGCCCGCCGGGGGCTACCAGCCGGGCCAGTTCGCATAA